One Cryomorphaceae bacterium genomic region harbors:
- a CDS encoding DUF177 domain-containing protein: protein MRSFCEPLIEIVVNWKRTYIIQFEGLKEGLHHYEFEVNDTFFASIEGSLVEQGNFEVSLKLEKKSTLMEFDFSGTGVIRGVCDRCGDPLDFSVSWDKKLIVKYGNPGDETSDDLVFIPHNAYEIDMAPFIYELIVLAIPRRNVHEDGQCNEEALRLLDELNAKNDDVDPRWSKLTDLNSLN from the coding sequence TTGCGCTCCTTTTGCGAGCCGTTAATTGAAATCGTGGTGAATTGGAAACGCACTTATATCATTCAGTTTGAAGGACTGAAAGAGGGTTTGCACCACTACGAATTTGAGGTAAACGACACGTTCTTTGCATCAATTGAAGGTAGCCTGGTAGAGCAGGGTAACTTTGAAGTTTCGCTGAAACTGGAAAAGAAGAGCACCTTGATGGAGTTTGACTTTTCCGGTACGGGTGTTATCCGCGGTGTATGTGACCGATGTGGTGACCCGTTGGATTTTTCAGTAAGCTGGGATAAAAAGCTGATTGTGAAATACGGCAATCCCGGTGATGAAACTTCAGATGACCTGGTGTTTATTCCGCACAACGCGTATGAAATAGACATGGCTCCCTTCATTTACGAGTTGATTGTGCTGGCCATTCCGCGCAGAAATGTGCACGAAGATGGCCAATGCAACGAGGAGGCTTTGAGGCTTCTGGACGAACTCAATGCAAAGAATGATGATGTAGACCCTAGGTGGAGCAAACTGACAGATTTGAATTCATTGAACTAA
- the pdxA gene encoding 4-hydroxythreonine-4-phosphate dehydrogenase PdxA, with translation MAAKRIKVGISMGDCNGVGPEVILKTFADQRMLAFCTPIIYGSTRVMNFHRKALGMGDVVLNEVQSADEAVNRKVNIVNITDDEIRVSFGEANETSGSLALKSLVAATEDLASNKCDVLVTAPINKKNVQSKEFPFPGQTEYLAHYSNTDKVLMLMIGEGLRVAVATGHLPLKDVAGKLSKDLILQKLDLLQQSMIRDFGIVKPRIAVLGLNPHAGDDGLLGDEEQRIIEPAIAAFQSQGNYAYGPYGSDGFFGTGQHKHFDAVLAMYHDQGLAPFKALAFESGVNFTAGLPIVRTSPDHGPAMDIAGKNEASSNSFRAAVYAACDIYNWRREYREMTANPLEARSTNEKKAR, from the coding sequence ATGGCAGCCAAACGAATAAAGGTAGGAATCAGCATGGGCGACTGCAACGGAGTGGGCCCTGAAGTCATCTTAAAAACCTTTGCAGACCAGCGTATGCTGGCCTTTTGCACGCCCATTATCTATGGCTCCACACGGGTCATGAACTTTCATCGCAAGGCGCTAGGTATGGGAGATGTTGTGCTCAACGAGGTGCAAAGTGCGGATGAGGCAGTGAACCGAAAAGTGAACATTGTCAATATCACGGATGATGAAATCCGGGTGAGTTTTGGCGAGGCCAATGAAACATCGGGCTCACTGGCATTGAAATCGCTGGTGGCGGCTACCGAAGATCTGGCCTCCAATAAGTGCGACGTGCTCGTGACGGCGCCCATCAACAAGAAAAATGTGCAGTCAAAGGAATTTCCGTTTCCGGGGCAAACCGAATACCTGGCGCACTACAGCAACACAGACAAAGTCTTGATGCTGATGATTGGCGAGGGTCTGCGCGTGGCTGTGGCAACGGGTCATTTGCCGCTGAAAGATGTGGCAGGTAAACTGAGTAAAGACCTGATTCTTCAAAAACTCGACCTGCTCCAACAATCCATGATACGCGATTTTGGCATTGTGAAACCGCGCATTGCCGTGCTGGGGCTCAATCCGCACGCAGGTGATGACGGGTTGCTTGGCGACGAAGAGCAGCGCATTATTGAACCCGCCATTGCTGCATTTCAGTCTCAGGGCAACTACGCCTATGGTCCATACGGCTCCGACGGATTCTTCGGAACGGGGCAGCACAAGCATTTCGATGCCGTGCTTGCCATGTACCACGACCAGGGGCTGGCGCCTTTCAAGGCATTGGCTTTTGAGAGCGGGGTGAACTTTACGGCCGGGCTTCCAATCGTGCGTACATCACCCGATCACGGCCCTGCCATGGATATCGCCGGAAAGAATGAGGCAAGTTCAAACAGCTTTCGTGCAGCGGTTTATGCCGCCTGCGATATTTACAACTGGCGACGGGAATACCGCGAAATGACGGCCAACCCGCTCGAGGCCCGATCCACCAATGAAAAAAAGGCAAGGTAA
- a CDS encoding peptidase M17 has product MVQLAGNQESSRERGVQLFKCLEEKKISAADVRMEAGSAEQFFAMLEGLMLASYQYLELFSKTDKKANKLQEIRLMIPEELHDGYREMEELVRAVHVTRDLVNRPHSHQSASLFMEQIREQVCPLGVSMEVLEKKQIESLAMGGLLGVNKGSLDPPAFGILTWKPQDALNVKPIVLVGKGIVYDTGGLSLKPTANSMDVMKSDMAGAAAVAGAVMAAAANNLPVHIIGLIPATDNRPGGNAVAPGDVITMFNKTTVEVMNTDAEGRLILGDALAFAQKYDPELVIDLATLTGAAMRAIGTYGIAVMGNTGAHIKALSQSGEAVYERLVELPLWKEYRKELDSDIADLKNLGGANAGAQTAGKFLEHFTAYPWVHLDIAGPAFLDSASHYRPKGATGSGVRLLYHFLKHYKQWQPNE; this is encoded by the coding sequence ATGGTGCAACTGGCCGGCAACCAGGAAAGCTCGCGTGAGAGGGGTGTGCAATTGTTCAAGTGTTTGGAAGAGAAAAAAATAAGTGCTGCAGATGTCCGAATGGAAGCGGGCAGCGCGGAGCAATTTTTCGCCATGCTTGAAGGGCTGATGCTCGCCTCCTACCAATACCTCGAGCTTTTTTCGAAAACAGACAAAAAAGCCAATAAGCTTCAGGAAATCAGATTGATGATTCCTGAGGAATTGCACGATGGTTACCGTGAAATGGAGGAGCTGGTTCGCGCGGTACACGTTACCCGCGATTTGGTGAACAGACCGCATTCTCACCAATCGGCATCTTTGTTTATGGAGCAAATCCGCGAGCAGGTATGTCCTTTGGGTGTGAGCATGGAGGTGCTTGAAAAGAAACAGATAGAGAGCCTCGCTATGGGGGGCTTGCTGGGAGTAAACAAGGGAAGCCTGGATCCTCCGGCCTTTGGAATCCTTACATGGAAACCCCAGGACGCCCTCAACGTCAAGCCCATCGTGCTGGTGGGTAAGGGTATTGTGTACGACACCGGAGGTTTGAGCCTCAAGCCAACCGCCAACTCCATGGATGTGATGAAGAGCGATATGGCCGGAGCTGCAGCTGTAGCCGGAGCCGTCATGGCAGCCGCAGCCAATAACTTACCTGTGCACATCATCGGACTGATTCCCGCAACCGACAACCGCCCTGGAGGGAATGCCGTTGCGCCCGGCGATGTGATTACCATGTTCAATAAAACCACCGTGGAGGTGATGAATACCGACGCCGAGGGCCGTTTGATACTGGGCGATGCCTTGGCTTTTGCCCAAAAATACGACCCTGAGTTGGTGATTGATCTCGCAACCCTTACCGGTGCTGCCATGCGGGCCATCGGCACCTACGGAATAGCCGTAATGGGAAATACCGGAGCCCACATCAAGGCACTCTCTCAATCGGGTGAAGCCGTGTACGAGCGCCTCGTTGAATTGCCGCTTTGGAAGGAATACCGAAAGGAGCTCGACTCAGATATCGCAGACCTCAAAAACCTTGGTGGGGCCAATGCCGGAGCGCAAACCGCCGGAAAATTTCTGGAGCATTTTACCGCATACCCCTGGGTGCATCTGGATATTGCCGGACCGGCTTTTCTCGATAGCGCCAGTCACTACCGTCCAAAAGGGGCCACAGGATCGGGCGTCCGATTATTGTATCATTTTTTGAAGCACTACAAGCAATGGCAGCCAAACGAATAA
- a CDS encoding riboflavin synthase: protein MFTGIVECMGEVQDVRPENTNVHFRISAAFARELRVDQSVAHNGVCLTVTGLDGDTYWVTAVQETLNRSNLGALQKGSPVNLERCMKATDRFEGHIVQGHVDTAGICTGAEDLNGSWKFSFMYEPTDESHMTVPKGSITVNGTSLTVVDSHENTFSVVVIPYTYEHTLFGSMQVGDPVNLEFDIIGKYLARLNAKRT, encoded by the coding sequence GTGTTTACAGGAATTGTAGAATGTATGGGCGAAGTGCAAGACGTTCGCCCGGAGAACACCAATGTTCACTTTAGGATTTCGGCTGCTTTTGCCCGGGAACTCCGCGTAGATCAAAGCGTAGCACACAATGGTGTATGCCTCACGGTAACCGGCTTAGACGGAGATACGTACTGGGTGACGGCTGTGCAAGAGACCCTGAACAGGAGCAACCTCGGGGCTCTTCAGAAAGGCTCACCGGTAAACCTGGAGCGCTGCATGAAAGCCACCGACCGTTTTGAAGGCCATATCGTGCAGGGGCACGTAGATACTGCAGGCATCTGCACAGGTGCGGAAGACCTCAACGGGAGCTGGAAGTTTAGCTTTATGTACGAACCTACAGACGAGAGCCACATGACCGTGCCCAAAGGCTCTATCACTGTAAATGGCACCAGCCTGACAGTGGTTGATTCACATGAAAACACTTTTTCGGTGGTGGTGATTCCCTACACCTATGAGCACACGCTGTTCGGCAGCATGCAAGTGGGCGACCCCGTGAA